A part of Clostridia bacterium genomic DNA contains:
- the greA gene encoding transcription elongation factor GreA: MSSHKKIVLTSEGLAKLEEELNERVSVKRAEIAEKLKVALSFGDLSENSEYDEAKNEQAMNESRIVELTAMLKNAEVLDEDEIDSNKVNIGCTVKVIDKEFNEEIEYSIVGSTEADPLEYKISDESPLGHALMGRHVGDICEVHAPVGVLYYEITDIRRTK; this comes from the coding sequence ATGAGCAGTCATAAGAAGATAGTCCTTACCTCGGAGGGACTTGCAAAGCTTGAAGAGGAGCTTAACGAAAGAGTATCCGTAAAGCGCGCCGAAATCGCCGAAAAGCTTAAAGTTGCGCTTTCCTTCGGCGACCTTTCCGAGAATTCCGAGTACGACGAAGCAAAAAACGAGCAGGCCATGAACGAGAGCCGCATCGTAGAGCTTACGGCGATGTTAAAGAACGCCGAGGTTCTTGACGAGGATGAAATAGACTCGAATAAAGTGAACATCGGCTGCACCGTAAAGGTTATAGACAAGGAATTTAACGAAGAAATAGAGTATTCCATAGTCGGCTCTACCGAAGCCGACCCGCTGGAGTATAAGATCTCCGACGAATCGCCGCTCGGTCACGCACTTATGGGACGTCACGTTGGCGATATATGCGAAGTACACGCGCCCGTCGGCGTATTATACTATGAAATAACCGACATAAGAAGAACGAAATAA